The DNA sequence ACCAATATCATTAATCATTGGCACTAGTACCAACCAAGGAAATTGGCTGTCATTAATCAACAACACGCGACTAAGCTCAAAATCACCCAGCCAAATACCGTCTTTTTCTAATTGTGGATGTAATACAAAGTCACTCATTGAGCCTCCAAGCTAGGCGAATAGATTTACAACACCAGCATATAGTGGTCGGCGTTTCGCCCGCGAAAAAAAATGCTAGAATGGGCGCAACCATAATTTATGCTGATTTTAATCTCAATAAATACCCGTTAATTGCTACCAATAGAGCCATGTAGATCACTATGTTACGTTTTTGCCCTACTCCAATGCTAGTTATTCTGTCTGCAAGCCTAGCGATTCTAAACACCGCCTTTATTGGTTCCATCATTATCATTTGTGGCTTGATTAAGTTAATCCTGCCTAAGGTGGCCTATCCGCTGATTGGTAAGTTATGTAATCAATTGATGTGGTGCTGGAGTGAAATTAATCGCGCTATTTTTCTGCTGGTTAACAATACCGAATTTGTCATTGAAGATAACAGCCAGTTAGACAAAAACAGTTGGTACTTGATGATTTGCAATCATCAAAGTTGGGCCGATATTGTCTTGCTATGTATGCTGTTTGGCTCGCGCATCCCTATGCCTAAGTTTTTCTTAAAACAACAATTACTATATGTACCTTTTGTTGGTTTAGCTTGTTGGGCTTTAGACATGCCATTTATGCGCCGCTACTCTCGCCAGTATTTACTCAAGAACCCCGAGAAAAGAGGTAAAGACCTAGAAGCTACTCAGCGCTCTTGCGAGAAATTTAAAAGCAGCCCCACCACGGTGATCAATTTTGTTGAAGGCACCCGTTTCACCCCTGAAAAGCAACAAACTAGCCATTCTAACTATCAACACCTACTGCCACCCAAACCCTTGGGTATTGCCTACACCTTGTCAGCATTAGGTGAGCAATTTGATCAAATAATCGATGTGACATTGGCCTACCCAGGCACCACTCAACAAGAGCCACCGTTTAAAGCGCTGCTATCAGGAAGGCTAAACAAAGTGGTGATAAAAATAGATACTATCTCTATAGGCCCGCAGCTGCGCGGTGACTATTTACAAGATAAACAGTTTAAGCGGCACTTTAAGCTGTGGTTAGATAGTACTTGGCAAAACAAAGACAACTATCTAAAAAACATAATAAAAAACTAGATCTCTTAGCAATCCAATTCCCCGATGATTATTTAGCTGCTATTTTTAAGAGTAATACTTAACCATCAGGGGTGAACTTGCGCATTGCATTGATTGGCTTGTGGCTGTTGCATGCGACAAGCTATGCCGACGATCTCAGCCCATGGTTAAGTGAGTTCAGCCCCTCTAGCCTAAATCAAACTCAACAAATTGAGGAGCTGCGTTGGTTTAAACAAGCCGCTCAACCCTATCAAGGTATGACTATTCGCGCTATTTCTGAGCGCATTAATACTCATTGGTACGAAGCCACGGTAATCGCCCCGCTATTTTACCAACTCACCGGCATTAAAGTGATCCACGAGTTAAGCAGTGAAGACGATGTGGTAAAAAAACTGCAAAGCCAAATGGATTTAGGCACAAACTTTTACGATATTTATGTCAGTGACAGTGATTTAATTGGTGGCCACTTTCGCTCGGACAAAATCCTTAGCTTAAGCCAATTTATGCGCCAGCAAGGGCAAGCTGTCACCTTACCCAGTTTAGATCTGAATGACTTCATCGGCATCGCCTTTACGACCGACCCTTACGGTGAACTGTTGCAGCTACCAGACCAGCAGTTTGCTAATTTATATTGGTATCGCCAAGATTGGTTTAACCGGCCTGACTTACAAGCACAGTTTCAAGCGCTATATGGTTACGCTTTAGCAGTACCGATTAACTGGTCGGCCTATGAAGATATCGCCGAATTTTTTACCGAACATGTCAAACAAATCGATGGTAAAACAGTCTACGGGCATATGGATTATGGCAAACAAGACCCTTCTTTAGGTTGGCGAATTTCTGATGCGTGGTTATCCATGGCTGGCATGGGCGATGTAGGCCTACCCAATGGCTTTCCAGTCGATGAATGGGGCATTCGCAGTAATGGCTGTAGCCCAGCGGGAGCCAGTATGAAGCGTGGTGGCGCCTTAGACTCGCCGGCGGCCATTTATGCGGTTCAAAAATATGTCGATTGGTTAAAACGTTTTGCCCCACCCGAAGCGCAAAAAATGAATTTCAGTGAGGCAGGGGCTGAGATAGCCAAAGGCCATATAGCTCAGCAAATTTTCTGGTATACCGCCTTTACTGCTGATTTAAGCCACCCCGACTTGCCCATTACCGACGCACAAGGCCTGCCTCTTTGGCGGGTAGCACCTTCTCCGCGTGGTGCTTATTGGCAACCGGGTATGAAATCTGGTTATCAAGATGTTGGCGCTTGGACCTTATTGAAATCAACCCCAGTTAAACGCCAACAAGCGGCATGGCTATACGCTCAATTTAATGTTTCTAAAACCGTGTCCTTGCGCAAAACCATGGTGGGACTTACCCCAATTCGCCAAAGTGATATTATGTCTACACCGTTTACTCAACGTGCGAAAGAGTTAGGCGGCTTAGTGGAATTTTATCAAAGTAAGGCTCGCAATGAATGGACCCCCACCGGGTTAAACGTGCCCAATTACCCAGAGCTATCGAAGCTATGGTGGCAATTTATTGGCCGAGCCAGCGACCAAGGAGAAGCCGTTCCACTGGTGATGCATGAGTTAGCGCAAAGCATGGATTTAGCATTGCTAAAGATAGGCCATGAGACTCAGCATGCCTGTAGCCCTAAATTGATTACAGCCCAAGATGAAAACTTATGGTTAGCCCATCCTGGCGCCCCTAAACCTAAGCTAGACAATGAAAAACCAAAAGGGAAAACCTTAAGCTACTCGGAATTGATAAAACAATGGCAACCCTAACTCAATGCTGTTGTGGCGTATTACTCGTCCTTAGCCAGAGCTTGGGGGCCACCCCGCTGGTTTTTAATACCTATGTTGACCCCCCCTATGTTATTGATGGTGATAAGGGCTTAAGTGGCATCGCCATCGATATACTGATGCAGCTTAAACAACACAGTAAACTCGACATCAAAGTTAACTTATTGCCGCTTAAACGCGCCTACTTAAGGGCGCAAGAATCGCCAAACCAATGTGTATTTCCCATTGAGCGAACCCAAACCCGAGAAAGCTCGTTTTCATGGATTAGCCCGCTATTTGTTAGCCGCTACGCCATATACCAGCGTAGCCAACAGGCAGTGCCACTAAAGAGTATTGGCAACTTAAGCAGCTTAACCATCGGCAGTTATTTAGGAAGCGGTATAGGTGAGTATCTAGAGAGTTTTAGCATTAATGTTGATTTAGCTAAAACCAATTTAAACAGTGCTAAAAAGCTTAACCGCTTGCGCACTGATGCTTGGGCCAGCGATGTATTATCAGCCGCTTATATTCAACAGCATTTTGATTTAGGCATTCAGGTTCAAGGCTTTCAGTTTTACAGCTCATTACGCGCTATTGCCTGCAATAAAAGCACCGAAGCCATCACTTTAATCAATTTGCAATCGAGTTTAAATCAACTGCAAAAAAGTGGAGAGATAAACCGAATATTGAGAACCTATGAGCGCCAATATCAAGTAGATTTAGGCTTATAGAAGAAACAAAAAAGCAGCCAACAAGGGCTGCTTTTTGTCAATCACCACTTGCTTAACCTTTAAGGTTAACCAAGTAATTAACGAGTTCGTTTAGTTCTTCAATAGACTTCACAGAGCCAGTGTTCACTTGGTATTTACCATTAACGATCAAGGCTGGAACGCCACGGATCTTATAATTGATGGTATTTTTGTCCATTTGCGACACCATGCCATTCACCACGAAGCTATTTGCGGCACTATCAAACTTCTTACCATCCACACCGTTTGCCACAAAAATCTTGCGCAGATCATCACGGCTAGTGAAGTTTTGGCGTTTGTTATGGATAGAATCAAAAATAGCACCCGATATAGCCGGCTCTACTTCTAGCATTTCTGCTACTGCATAAGCGCGAACCATTTCTTCGCCCATTTTTCCGCCAATAAAGCTAACATGGTTCTTTTTAAACGCTACGCCTGCAGGTAGTGATTTTTTAATACCTTCTGCCACTGGTTCAAATTTAAAACAGTGTGGGCAGTAATAAGAAAAGAATTCTATTACTTCTGGTTTAGCGGTCGCCGTTTGCTTAATCACTTCGTAATGGTTGCCTTCTTTAAAATCAGCAGCCATTACCATTGGCATTGCTAACATCGCCATCAAACCAATTAGTATCTTTTTCATCACTCTACATTTCCTTAAGTGAACACATAAAAAACCGAGCATAAAGATAAGCTTGTACTCGGTCAATCTTTGTCAGTGGCCTTGACAGTAATTTACGTTTGCCAAGAGCCCATTTCAAACATTATTTTTGCATCTGATTCGCGGTGAATAAGCTCTGTGTAGTATTGTTCTACTTGGTTTCGCCGTATTTTTAAGGTGGGCGTTAGCATCGCATTGTCTACGTTCCAGTCTTCTTCAACCACCATCAGGTGGGATAATTTCGCATGGCTCTCAAGGTGCTCATTAACCTTGGTTAAAGTACGGTTTAAGCTGGCCTCAATTTGTGCCTGCGGGTGTTGCTTCATCTCGGCGGCCAATACAACAAGGGCACAAGGTTGTGTCAGCGCACTGCCCACCACACAGACTTGCTCGATCATCGAATTGTCGGCAAGGCTCTGCTCAATAGGAACGGGGGCAACATATTTTCCTTTCGCGGTTTTAAAACTTTCTTTTACTCGACCAATAATTTTGACATAACCGTCGTCATCAATGGTGCCTTTGTCGCCGGTATACAGCCAACCATCAACGATAGACTCAGCACTCAGCTCAGCATGCTTGTAATAGCCCTGCATCATGCCAGCGCCTTTCACTAAAATTTCACCCTGTTCGCTGACCTTTACTTCTACACCCGGGCCAGGTTGGCCAATGGTGCCTATTTTGTCACTCCGAAAAGGCACATTTAGGGTGCCATAAGCGAGGTTTTCGGTCATTCCCCAGGCTTCTGAAATATTCAAGCCAATGGTTTGATACCAGCGCAATAAAGATGGCGCCACTGGCGCACTACCACAGCCGAGTATGCGCGCCTTGTTCAAGCCCAAGGCTTTTTGAATTTTGCGCTTAATCAGGCCCGACACAAAGGGGATCGCCAGCAATAATTTGAGCTTCTTAGGCGGTAACTTTTCAAATACCCCTTGTTGGAAGCGTGTCCAAAGCCGCGGAACCGAAATAAACAGGGTAGGTTGCACACTGCGCAAGTTATCGGCAAAGGTATCTAAAGACTCAACAAACGACACGCTAAACTGACCATTAAAAATACTGGTACCTTGAATGTAAACTCGCTCGGTAATATGCGCTAAGGGCAGATAAGACATCACACGGTCATCGCCACTAGCGCCTAATACGTCGATCAATTGTTCACTGGCATAGCGATAAGCGGCAAAACTAATTTCTGCACCTTTGGGGTCACCGGTACTGCCCGAGGTGTAGATGATGGTCATGATGTCGTTCTCAGACCACAAGTGATGTTTATCTATCACCGATAGGTCGTTTAACCAGTCTTGCCATTGAATATGGCAAGGCATCGTTGGGTAAGGCATAGCAACGGTTTTTAAACCAATAGGAATAGCAGCAGCTTGCTTGCCCCATTCGTCTAATTTACCAACAAACAGCAACTTGGCTTCACTGTGTTTTAGTACAAAAGCAATGGTATCAACACTGGCGGTAGCGTAAATTGGGATGCTGATACAGCCCGCCATGATGATAGCGAGATCGGCAATAAACCATTCGGCACTATTTTTTGCCAAAATAGCGACTTTGTCGCCAGGTTCTAAACCCTCTTGACGCAGCCCTTGAGCAATTTGTCCTGCTTCACGGGCCACCATCGCCCAGGTTTTCTCATGATAAACATCATCGATAGGCTGACGTAAGTAGACTTGCTGGGGATGTTGCTTTTGCCAATGCATTAAAGCATCAACCGGAGTAAGCATATTTGGCATTTACAACCTCATTACAAATTATTCACCTTTTAGATCAATCCTATATCGCCAGCCAGAAGATGCCAGCATAATTAAACTCTGAGCTGAGTTAATGTGAACAAAGCCGTGCTTTAAGGCCAATTAATAAATGGGTTTTTGCTTAACATACTATTGTAGTATTGACGATTACCGGTGACTTCAGCGCCTAACCAACTGGGTTTTTCAAATAACTCTTGTTCATCAAGTAACTCCACTTCGGCCAGAACTAGGCCTTGGTTATCACCGGCGAACACATCCACCTCATAGGTATGCTTCCCCACCGGCACCAGATAACGTACCTTATCGATACGTCCAGGCTCACATAATGTCAGTAGTTGTTCAGCATCAGTTTGGGCTATCGCTTGCTCCCACTCAAAACGGCTTAAGCCACTGTCGTTACTCTTGCCCTTGATGGTTAAAAAAGCCATATCACCGCTAATTCTCACTCTCACTGTGCGGCTTTTATCACTGTTTAAATAGGCTTGTACAATCCGATTATGGCTAGCAGCTTGCGCTATAAAGCTCATATCATTGACTAAAAACTTACGTTCTATTTCTAGGTTCATCTTAGTACCCCGGCATAAGCGATAGAGTGGGTTGCTGCAAAGCTGAAAGCTGCTCTTTTAGGGCTAAAATTTGGTCTTCCCAGTAACGCTGCGAGTTAAACCAAGGAAATGCCCGCTGAAAAGCCGCATCTTGCCAACGGCGAGCTAACCAACCCATATAGTGAATCATGCGCATGGCTCGCAGAGGCTCAATCAAGCTTAGTTCACGGCTATCAAATTCACAGAATGACTCATAACCTTCTAACAATACCTCTAGCTGAATGCGTCGTTCATTATCGTCACCCGCTAACATCATCCACAGGTCTTGCACCGCGGGGCCATTACGCGCGTCATCTAAATCGACTAACATTGGGCCGTCGCGCCATAAAATATTACTGGGGTGACAATCACCATGTAAGCGGATAATTTTGCTTGGCTTATAAGCGGCTCTTGCGGCGTCTGCAACTTGCTCGGCAATGGTAAAAAAGGGCAGCTGTAAACCTTCTGGAAGCCAATCTTTAAGAAAGATTAAGGGCTGGTCGAGCATTTCTTCGGTATTAATCGATAAGCGGTGCTCAAATAACTGAGAGCCTACTTTTTGGTGCATCCGGCCTAGATA is a window from the Agarivorans sp. TSD2052 genome containing:
- a CDS encoding thiol:disulfide interchange protein DsbA/DsbL, which gives rise to MKKILIGLMAMLAMPMVMAADFKEGNHYEVIKQTATAKPEVIEFFSYYCPHCFKFEPVAEGIKKSLPAGVAFKKNHVSFIGGKMGEEMVRAYAVAEMLEVEPAISGAIFDSIHNKRQNFTSRDDLRKIFVANGVDGKKFDSAANSFVVNGMVSQMDKNTINYKIRGVPALIVNGKYQVNTGSVKSIEELNELVNYLVNLKG
- a CDS encoding substrate-binding periplasmic protein, producing the protein MATLTQCCCGVLLVLSQSLGATPLVFNTYVDPPYVIDGDKGLSGIAIDILMQLKQHSKLDIKVNLLPLKRAYLRAQESPNQCVFPIERTQTRESSFSWISPLFVSRYAIYQRSQQAVPLKSIGNLSSLTIGSYLGSGIGEYLESFSINVDLAKTNLNSAKKLNRLRTDAWASDVLSAAYIQQHFDLGIQVQGFQFYSSLRAIACNKSTEAITLINLQSSLNQLQKSGEINRILRTYERQYQVDLGL
- a CDS encoding CYTH domain-containing protein; the protein is MNLEIERKFLVNDMSFIAQAASHNRIVQAYLNSDKSRTVRVRISGDMAFLTIKGKSNDSGLSRFEWEQAIAQTDAEQLLTLCEPGRIDKVRYLVPVGKHTYEVDVFAGDNQGLVLAEVELLDEQELFEKPSWLGAEVTGNRQYYNSMLSKNPFINWP
- a CDS encoding ABC transporter substrate-binding protein, which translates into the protein MRIALIGLWLLHATSYADDLSPWLSEFSPSSLNQTQQIEELRWFKQAAQPYQGMTIRAISERINTHWYEATVIAPLFYQLTGIKVIHELSSEDDVVKKLQSQMDLGTNFYDIYVSDSDLIGGHFRSDKILSLSQFMRQQGQAVTLPSLDLNDFIGIAFTTDPYGELLQLPDQQFANLYWYRQDWFNRPDLQAQFQALYGYALAVPINWSAYEDIAEFFTEHVKQIDGKTVYGHMDYGKQDPSLGWRISDAWLSMAGMGDVGLPNGFPVDEWGIRSNGCSPAGASMKRGGALDSPAAIYAVQKYVDWLKRFAPPEAQKMNFSEAGAEIAKGHIAQQIFWYTAFTADLSHPDLPITDAQGLPLWRVAPSPRGAYWQPGMKSGYQDVGAWTLLKSTPVKRQQAAWLYAQFNVSKTVSLRKTMVGLTPIRQSDIMSTPFTQRAKELGGLVEFYQSKARNEWTPTGLNVPNYPELSKLWWQFIGRASDQGEAVPLVMHELAQSMDLALLKIGHETQHACSPKLITAQDENLWLAHPGAPKPKLDNEKPKGKTLSYSELIKQWQP
- a CDS encoding serine/threonine protein kinase gives rise to the protein MSAFLFTELHPDLILDAIESQGIYPSSGLLALNSYENRVYQFKAEDELRYVVKFYRPERWSKAQIIEEHQFSLSMAEVDVPIVAPLERDGQTLFDYKGWWFAIFPSVGGRGFEVDNLDQLERVGQYLGRMHQKVGSQLFEHRLSINTEEMLDQPLIFLKDWLPEGLQLPFFTIAEQVADAARAAYKPSKIIRLHGDCHPSNILWRDGPMLVDLDDARNGPAVQDLWMMLAGDDNERRIQLEVLLEGYESFCEFDSRELSLIEPLRAMRMIHYMGWLARRWQDAAFQRAFPWFNSQRYWEDQILALKEQLSALQQPTLSLMPGY
- a CDS encoding AMP-binding protein, which codes for MPNMLTPVDALMHWQKQHPQQVYLRQPIDDVYHEKTWAMVAREAGQIAQGLRQEGLEPGDKVAILAKNSAEWFIADLAIIMAGCISIPIYATASVDTIAFVLKHSEAKLLFVGKLDEWGKQAAAIPIGLKTVAMPYPTMPCHIQWQDWLNDLSVIDKHHLWSENDIMTIIYTSGSTGDPKGAEISFAAYRYASEQLIDVLGASGDDRVMSYLPLAHITERVYIQGTSIFNGQFSVSFVESLDTFADNLRSVQPTLFISVPRLWTRFQQGVFEKLPPKKLKLLLAIPFVSGLIKRKIQKALGLNKARILGCGSAPVAPSLLRWYQTIGLNISEAWGMTENLAYGTLNVPFRSDKIGTIGQPGPGVEVKVSEQGEILVKGAGMMQGYYKHAELSAESIVDGWLYTGDKGTIDDDGYVKIIGRVKESFKTAKGKYVAPVPIEQSLADNSMIEQVCVVGSALTQPCALVVLAAEMKQHPQAQIEASLNRTLTKVNEHLESHAKLSHLMVVEEDWNVDNAMLTPTLKIRRNQVEQYYTELIHRESDAKIMFEMGSWQT
- a CDS encoding acyltransferase; the protein is MLRFCPTPMLVILSASLAILNTAFIGSIIIICGLIKLILPKVAYPLIGKLCNQLMWCWSEINRAIFLLVNNTEFVIEDNSQLDKNSWYLMICNHQSWADIVLLCMLFGSRIPMPKFFLKQQLLYVPFVGLACWALDMPFMRRYSRQYLLKNPEKRGKDLEATQRSCEKFKSSPTTVINFVEGTRFTPEKQQTSHSNYQHLLPPKPLGIAYTLSALGEQFDQIIDVTLAYPGTTQQEPPFKALLSGRLNKVVIKIDTISIGPQLRGDYLQDKQFKRHFKLWLDSTWQNKDNYLKNIIKN